TTGAGGCTGGTATTCGTGTGAGCGCGCTTGAAGTACAAAAGAAAAATTTAGAGGATGTCTTTATGGTTATTACCGAGGGGGTGGCGAAGCATGAATCTCAAAATATCTAATCCAGTGCTACTAAAAGAACTTAAGCTGAGATTTCGAAATGCAAAAAGCTTTTCGAGTCTCGCCTTTTATTTAATTGCGCTGACATTATTTATTATTGCGTACTTCATTATTATGTCGGGTGTGTTTTCGAATGGCTATGTGCAGCCAGAAAGTAGCTTTATCTTATTTTGCAGTTTAACAGTATTACAGATTTGTTTACTGCTATTCATTGCACCGGCATTAACAGCGGGTTCTATAAGTACAGAGCGTGAAAAGCAAACGCTCAATATTTTATTAACGACTACGCAGACATCCTCACAAATTATTATCGGTAAACTTACTGCGTCGCTTGCTTATTTAGTTGTTATGTTAATTGCGACGTTACCGATGTATAGCATTTTGTTTTTATTTGGTGGGGTATCACCATGGATGTTAGTGAAAGTATTCCTACTGTTTTTACTAACGGTATTTACAGTGGGGAGTGTTGGTATATTATTTTCAACGATTACGAAAAAGACAATTGTATCAATGATTTCTACCTATGGGGTTATGATTTTTTTAGCGGTATTTACGTTTATCTTTTTCCTGGTAGGTATTATTAATTTCGTTGATGGAACTTCGTATTATGCGTCTTATTTTTGGATTAGTATAAATCCGATTGCCGTTGTGCTAAGTTTGATTTCACCTGAAATTGCCATTGCGATTAAAGAAATGACACATCTAGATTGGCCACCGATTGCAATTTACTGTATTGCTTACGCGTTTATTGGAATTGTCTGTCTAGTGATTGCCTCGAAAAAATTACGTGAAACCAAATAAAACAGTACGCAATTCGTTAATAAGGCGAATTGCGTACTGTTTTTAATATGCTTTTAATAAATGTGCAGCTCTTTTTGATGTCCAGGTAAATGCGAGGATAAAGCAGCCGACTAAGACGACCGTTCCTAAAATGTATGGTGAATCTGGATTCCAATCAAATAAAATTCCTGCAAGTGCTGGGCCAAACATATTCCCTAAGCTCATATAAGCATTGTTCATACCTGCTGCAAAACCTTGCTCTTCACCTGCTAGTTTCGAAATTAGTGTATTAACAGCAGGACGAATGAATGTTGTTGCGATAGAGAACAAAGTAGCTACGACTAAAATAACGAAGAAGCCGCTAATATAGATTGTTAGTAACATTGTCACCGCTGCAAGTAGAAGATTTACTAATATCACTTTCATCTCACCGAAGCGTTTAAATAATTTGTTCACAACATACATTTGCAGTACAACCCCTGCAAAGCCACCAACAGTTAAAATGATTGCGATATCAGTTGGTGTATAGCCGAATTTATGATCTAAATAAAGCGATAATGTTGCTTGGAAGTTTGCAATCCCAAAGCTAAATGTAAAAACGACGACTAAAAATATGAAATATGATGTTTTTACAGAGCGAGCAAGCTGTTTAAATAATTTTTCCCTTGGCGCAGAAATCGTTTTCGTAGATTTTACATTCGGTAAGTAAATTGCAGATAGTACAGAGGCAATCAGCGCCACCGCACCTGCTAAGTAAAACGGAAATGTTAAATTGACATTTGCTAAAAATCCGCCAATACCTGGCCCAATCATAAAGCCAAGAGACATTGCCGCACCAATCATGCCCATACCTTTACCACGTTCTTCATACGTTGTAATGTCGGCGACGAATGCCATAATTGGTGGCATAATGAACGCTGCCCCAGCTCCACTTAAAAAGCGTGCTAAAAATAATACCCATACTTCTGATGCAAGCCCAAATAAAATTTGTGCGAAGCCGTATACCACAAGCCCTGCAACGATAAACATTTTACGCCCATGTCGATCTGATAAATCACCTGAAACAGGGGAAAGTAAAAATTGTGCAAGCGCAAAGCCAGCGATTAGAAAGCCAAGCACTTGTCCACCAACGCCAAATAGTTGTAAATATGCTGGCATAACAGGAACGATAATCCCGATACCACCCATAGTAATAAACATATTAAACATCAGTAAATAAAGTGCTATTTTATTTGATTGTTGTTCCATACAATTCAGCCCTTTACTAAAATATTTCGAAAGTAGAAATGAATAATTGCCAATAGCATATCATATTGTAATGACTTTCACGATAAAAATCTTCAGGCATAAGACTGAAAATGGTAGGTTGAATCTTCAGAATAATTTTGTTTAAATGAGTAAATAAACGCTATGAAAAGAAGGTTTGAAAATATGAATTATAAATTTTGGACAGTAATCATGGTACAAAAAGATGATGCAGTACTGTTATTAAATCGTCAGCATGATAATTTTAAAGGGTATATTCCACCGGGTGGAAAAGTAGATTTCCCAGAAGGCTTTGCGGAAGGCGCTATACGCGAAGTAAAGGAAGAAACGGGACTAGATGTACATAGCTTAACGTTTAAAGGTATTTCGCATTATACGAATGAGGTCAAAAAAGATCATTTTATTATTTATAACTATTTAACAGATGATTTTTCAGGACAGTTGTTAACACATAGTGATGAAGGAACACTGGAGTGGGTGAAAATTAGCGAGGTCAAAAATTACCCAATGCAAGAAGATATTCGCGTGCGATTTGATTATTTTTTTGAACCTGGTACATTTGAAATTCATATGATCTGGGATGAAGAAAACAATCGATTAGATAAAAGAATCATACATAAGCTATAACGAAAAAAACCGGGCAACAATTTAGCTGCTCGGCATTTTTATTCATTTAATGCTCATCTTAAATTCTAAGAAATACTCGTTGTACTTACCTAACCATTTAAGACCAAGATTTTCATAAACCTCTAATGTTTCACGTTGTTCATTTGATGGGTAGAAGCGCTCGTCTGAAATGACTTCCTCATCCATTAGTTCCCAAGCTGCCTCATTTGGTGTTGAGTAACCTACGTAGTCAGCATTTTGTGCTGCATTTTCAGGGTCTAACATAAAGTTAATGAATTTATGGGCACCTTCCACGTTTTTAGATGTTTTTGGAATAACCATGTTATCAAACCATAAGTTTGAACCTTCTTGTGGAACTGCAAAATTTAACTCTTCATTTTCCCACATCATATCAGCTGCTTGACCTGACCAAGTTAATGCAACGGTTGCTTCGTTGTTAATCATTAAAGGTGTAATTTCGTCACCAATTATGGCCTTGATGTTTGGCGATAATGTAATTAGTTTATCTGTCGCTTTACGTAAAAGTGCGTCATCCTTTGCATTTAATGACTCACCGATTGAATTTAAGCCCATACCAATTACTTCGCGAGAACCGTCTACTAAAAACACTTTATCTTTTAATGATGGGTCCCATAAATCTTCCCAGGAATCGAATGTTAAATGATCATCAATTAAGCTCGGATTATAAACAATACCTACTGTACCCCAGAAATAAGGGATGGAGTATTTATTGCCTTTATCGAATGCTAAGTCTAAAAAGTCCGCATTAATATTCTTTATATTTGGAACTAGGTTATGATCGATTGGAATTAATAAATCTTCTTCCTTCATCGATTCGATTGTATATTCAGAAGGTACGGCGATATCATAAGCTGAACCACCTTGCTGAATTTTTGTCAACATCGCTTCGTTTGAGTCGAATGTTTCGTATGTGACTTTAATGCCTGTTTCTTCTTCAAACTTATCGATTAATTCTGGATCGATATATTCACCCCAGTTGTAAACTGTTAATGAATCCTTGCTACCTTTGCTGCCTGCTGATTGCATTTGGTCAATTGCGACAAACAGTAGGGCACAGACAATGATAATTCCAACGGCTGCTTGAACTAAATCTCTCATCGTTGTCCCTCCGTTGCTACTGATTTTGAACGTTTATTAATGAAATAGTAACCAATAACGATTAATATCGTTACCGCAAATACTAAACCTGAAATGGCGTTTACTGTTAGCGAAATACCAGCACGAGCCATTGAGTAAATTTCGACTGATAATGTAGAGAAACCGTTACCCGTTACAAAGAATGTTACCGCGAAATCATCTAGTGAATACGTTAATGCCATAAAGAAACCAGCGAAAATACCAGGTGAAATATACGGTAAAATAACACGTGTTAAGACGTCACGCTTTGTAGCACCTAAGTCACGTGCAGCATCGATTAAAGACTTATTCATTTCTAAAAGCTTAGGTAAAACCATTAATACAACAATTGGTACACTGAATGCAACGTGTGATACTAACACCGAAGCAAAGCCAAGCTTGACACCTATCATCGTGAATAAAATTAAGAAACTCGCACCGATGACAACGTC
This portion of the Solibacillus daqui genome encodes:
- a CDS encoding ABC transporter permease, with the protein product MNLKISNPVLLKELKLRFRNAKSFSSLAFYLIALTLFIIAYFIIMSGVFSNGYVQPESSFILFCSLTVLQICLLLFIAPALTAGSISTEREKQTLNILLTTTQTSSQIIIGKLTASLAYLVVMLIATLPMYSILFLFGGVSPWMLVKVFLLFLLTVFTVGSVGILFSTITKKTIVSMISTYGVMIFLAVFTFIFFLVGIINFVDGTSYYASYFWISINPIAVVLSLISPEIAIAIKEMTHLDWPPIAIYCIAYAFIGIVCLVIASKKLRETK
- a CDS encoding MFS transporter, yielding MEQQSNKIALYLLMFNMFITMGGIGIIVPVMPAYLQLFGVGGQVLGFLIAGFALAQFLLSPVSGDLSDRHGRKMFIVAGLVVYGFAQILFGLASEVWVLFLARFLSGAGAAFIMPPIMAFVADITTYEERGKGMGMIGAAMSLGFMIGPGIGGFLANVNLTFPFYLAGAVALIASVLSAIYLPNVKSTKTISAPREKLFKQLARSVKTSYFIFLVVVFTFSFGIANFQATLSLYLDHKFGYTPTDIAIILTVGGFAGVVLQMYVVNKLFKRFGEMKVILVNLLLAAVTMLLTIYISGFFVILVVATLFSIATTFIRPAVNTLISKLAGEEQGFAAGMNNAYMSLGNMFGPALAGILFDWNPDSPYILGTVVLVGCFILAFTWTSKRAAHLLKAY
- a CDS encoding 8-oxo-dGTP diphosphatase, which produces MNYKFWTVIMVQKDDAVLLLNRQHDNFKGYIPPGGKVDFPEGFAEGAIREVKEETGLDVHSLTFKGISHYTNEVKKDHFIIYNYLTDDFSGQLLTHSDEGTLEWVKISEVKNYPMQEDIRVRFDYFFEPGTFEIHMIWDEENNRLDKRIIHKL
- a CDS encoding ABC transporter substrate-binding protein — encoded protein: MRDLVQAAVGIIIVCALLFVAIDQMQSAGSKGSKDSLTVYNWGEYIDPELIDKFEEETGIKVTYETFDSNEAMLTKIQQGGSAYDIAVPSEYTIESMKEEDLLIPIDHNLVPNIKNINADFLDLAFDKGNKYSIPYFWGTVGIVYNPSLIDDHLTFDSWEDLWDPSLKDKVFLVDGSREVIGMGLNSIGESLNAKDDALLRKATDKLITLSPNIKAIIGDEITPLMINNEATVALTWSGQAADMMWENEELNFAVPQEGSNLWFDNMVIPKTSKNVEGAHKFINFMLDPENAAQNADYVGYSTPNEAAWELMDEEVISDERFYPSNEQRETLEVYENLGLKWLGKYNEYFLEFKMSIK
- a CDS encoding ABC transporter permease; its protein translation is MKKLSAMSKAYLAFVFVVLYAPILYLIFYSFNSGGNMNNFESFTWEHYQAVFEDSRLIVILLNTVIVALLSGLIATVIGTLGAIGIVSIKDKKMRNTLLSLNNVLIVSPDVVIGASFLILFTMIGVKLGFASVLVSHVAFSVPIVVLMVLPKLLEMNKSLIDAARDLGATKRDVLTRVILPYISPGIFAGFFMALTYSLDDFAVTFFVTGNGFSTLSVEIYSMARAGISLTVNAISGLVFAVTILIVIGYYFINKRSKSVATEGQR